The Gordonia sp. KTR9 genome contains a region encoding:
- a CDS encoding M15 family metallopeptidase, which produces MRRVAVRIGLSLMSVAAALTMSMACAAATPTGTPVDGASPGGGTPGSVVDAPAPGPAPSVRMPVDRRVSAVGFVDVRTAVPDAVLDLRYATTDNFVGERLYPPNARCLVHESMIPGLRIAARMLRAGGEVLVFWDCYRPHSVQQRMFEKVPDPAWVARPGPYSTSHEAGRSVDVTLAARRPNCPPQRVVGDHCRLDMGTDFDSFTPRATAYATDGVAAPARAARARLRDAMAAGGLTVYAGEWWHFDGPGADVRSPVIDVPVA; this is translated from the coding sequence ATGCGACGAGTAGCGGTACGCATCGGATTGTCACTGATGTCGGTGGCGGCGGCGCTCACGATGTCGATGGCGTGCGCTGCGGCGACCCCGACCGGGACACCTGTGGATGGTGCGTCGCCCGGCGGCGGCACACCGGGATCGGTGGTCGATGCACCCGCGCCCGGGCCCGCCCCGTCGGTACGGATGCCCGTCGACCGGCGGGTCAGCGCGGTCGGTTTCGTCGATGTGCGGACCGCGGTTCCCGATGCCGTACTCGACCTGCGGTATGCGACGACCGACAACTTCGTCGGTGAGCGGCTGTACCCGCCGAACGCACGCTGCCTCGTCCACGAATCGATGATCCCGGGTCTCCGGATCGCCGCGCGGATGCTGCGGGCCGGCGGCGAAGTCTTGGTGTTCTGGGACTGCTATCGACCGCACTCGGTGCAGCAGAGGATGTTCGAGAAGGTGCCCGATCCGGCGTGGGTGGCCCGGCCGGGGCCGTATTCGACCAGTCACGAGGCCGGGCGTTCGGTCGACGTGACACTGGCCGCGCGCCGCCCGAATTGCCCGCCGCAGCGCGTCGTCGGCGATCATTGTCGACTCGACATGGGGACCGACTTCGACTCGTTCACCCCGCGGGCCACCGCGTATGCGACGGACGGGGTGGCGGCGCCGGCGCGGGCCGCGCGAGCCCGCCTGCGCGACGCGATGGCTGCCGGTGGGCTGACGGTCTACGCGGGGGAGTGGTGGCACTTCGACGGCCCCGGCGCCGACGTGCGCAGCCCGGTCATCGACGTGCCAGTCGCCTGA
- a CDS encoding ATP-dependent DNA ligase has protein sequence MDLPVMPPVAPMLAKAVTSVPPQPDGSVAWSYEPKWDGFRALIFRDGDEVSIGSRGGKDLARYFPEIVAAVKEELPEKVVLDGEIGVPALIGDTHRLDWDSLAQRIHPAESRVTMLAEKTPAIFIGFDALALESTNVMAEPFEVRREALLRAVGPGGRDRRVHVSRVTSDPAVAEDWFSAFEGAGLDGVVAKRLDGVYVENKREMLKIKHKRTADCVIFGYRIHKSGTGIGSMLLGLYGDDGELRMVGGAGAFSDAKRIELQQMFEPMRLDPENASPGEPTRWRSEKSGEWIPIRPELVAEFAYDQMENHRFRHTVKFLRWRPDREPRSCGYDQLDVPLTYDLHDVLEGE, from the coding sequence ATGGATCTCCCGGTCATGCCGCCTGTTGCGCCGATGCTGGCCAAGGCGGTGACCAGCGTGCCGCCACAGCCGGACGGCTCGGTGGCGTGGTCGTATGAACCGAAGTGGGATGGATTTCGCGCGTTGATCTTCCGCGACGGCGACGAGGTCTCGATCGGATCGCGTGGCGGGAAGGACCTCGCACGGTACTTCCCCGAGATCGTCGCGGCGGTGAAGGAGGAACTGCCCGAGAAGGTGGTCCTCGACGGCGAGATCGGGGTACCCGCGCTCATCGGCGACACCCATCGGCTCGACTGGGACTCGCTCGCGCAGCGGATTCATCCGGCGGAGTCGCGCGTCACCATGCTCGCGGAGAAGACCCCGGCGATCTTCATCGGATTCGATGCGCTGGCGTTGGAGTCGACGAACGTGATGGCCGAGCCCTTCGAGGTGCGGCGGGAGGCCCTGCTGCGGGCCGTCGGTCCGGGCGGGCGGGATCGTCGGGTGCATGTCAGCCGGGTGACGAGCGACCCGGCGGTCGCCGAGGACTGGTTCTCCGCCTTCGAAGGGGCCGGACTCGACGGTGTCGTCGCCAAACGACTCGACGGCGTGTACGTCGAGAACAAGCGCGAGATGCTGAAGATCAAACACAAGCGGACCGCGGACTGTGTGATCTTCGGGTATCGAATCCACAAGTCGGGAACCGGGATCGGCTCGATGCTGCTCGGATTGTACGGCGACGACGGCGAATTGCGGATGGTCGGCGGGGCGGGTGCCTTCTCCGACGCCAAGCGGATCGAGCTGCAGCAGATGTTCGAGCCGATGCGGCTGGACCCGGAGAATGCATCACCGGGTGAACCGACGCGGTGGCGGTCGGAGAAGTCGGGGGAGTGGATCCCGATCCGACCCGAACTGGTCGCGGAGTTCGCCTACGACCAGATGGAGAACCACCGGTTCCGGCACACGGTGAAGTTCCTCCGATGGCGACCCGATCGGGAGCCACGCAGTTGCGGCTACGACCAGCTCGACGTCCCGCTGACCTACGACCTCCACGACGTCCTCGAAGGGGAATGA
- a CDS encoding glycosyltransferase 87 family protein, translating to MNLPRPVLLATGFAVVGVIALALQDVVVPLGAQFWGLLKNQIDLAVYQAGARSVTNGVSLYDVKMVGDLDYTYSPFSALLFTPLAWMSFDLARPLWTAGVVVALYLVIMLSFRSLGRPVTWPLRVIAASLVAVAMLFEPVRTTIWYGQINVFLMLVILADLTRPDGGRLKGFWTGVAAGIKLTPLIFAGYFLVQRNWRALAGVVGGFATTVLVGFVVLPGDSWSYWTGKLFESDRVGSAQLRGNQSLRGMLANHLDTDSPPTLLWLVVVLAVLAVGFAVATYAHRHGHELLAVSIVGMTACVVSPMSWGHHWVWFIPILVIGVHLVLDVRRPRAPRLWAGAGVAALVLLAFPWPTHVPALIPDGYYTGLYVKTHITWLNWFTVSPYLWAYLGVLVATIVGLRMVGSRETSSASSDPIIPAGVAAAVIADGGLPTGDAGSSGGEDRRQAEADGDGSGPHEVEGASGRTGHAHGMADDLVGTDGEPVNETPDQGPPPPV from the coding sequence GTGAATCTGCCCAGGCCGGTTCTTCTCGCAACCGGTTTCGCCGTCGTGGGGGTCATCGCACTGGCACTCCAGGATGTCGTCGTACCCTTGGGCGCCCAATTCTGGGGTTTGCTGAAGAATCAGATCGACCTCGCCGTGTACCAGGCGGGCGCGCGGTCGGTGACCAACGGCGTCAGCCTGTACGACGTCAAGATGGTCGGCGACCTGGATTACACCTACTCGCCGTTCTCGGCACTGCTCTTCACTCCACTGGCCTGGATGTCCTTCGACCTCGCGCGGCCGCTGTGGACCGCGGGCGTCGTCGTGGCGCTCTACCTCGTGATCATGCTGAGCTTCCGCAGCCTGGGCCGGCCGGTGACCTGGCCGCTGCGGGTGATCGCGGCGTCGCTGGTGGCGGTGGCGATGCTCTTCGAGCCGGTGCGCACCACCATCTGGTACGGCCAGATCAACGTCTTCCTGATGCTCGTGATCCTGGCCGACCTGACGCGTCCGGACGGTGGACGCCTCAAGGGGTTCTGGACCGGCGTCGCGGCCGGTATCAAGCTCACCCCGCTGATCTTCGCCGGGTACTTCCTCGTGCAGCGGAACTGGCGTGCTCTTGCCGGTGTCGTCGGCGGTTTCGCGACCACCGTGCTCGTCGGGTTCGTGGTGTTGCCGGGGGACTCGTGGTCGTACTGGACGGGCAAACTGTTCGAGTCCGACCGGGTGGGGTCGGCGCAGTTGCGCGGCAACCAGTCCCTCCGGGGCATGCTCGCCAACCATCTCGACACCGACAGTCCGCCGACGCTGCTGTGGCTCGTGGTGGTGCTGGCGGTGCTCGCGGTCGGCTTCGCGGTGGCGACGTACGCACATCGACATGGCCACGAACTCCTGGCCGTCAGCATCGTCGGCATGACCGCGTGCGTGGTGTCGCCGATGTCGTGGGGCCATCACTGGGTCTGGTTCATCCCGATCCTGGTCATCGGGGTCCACCTGGTCCTCGACGTACGGCGCCCGCGCGCGCCGAGGCTGTGGGCAGGCGCGGGTGTGGCGGCGCTGGTGCTCCTCGCGTTCCCGTGGCCGACGCATGTGCCCGCCCTGATCCCCGACGGCTACTACACGGGGTTGTACGTCAAGACGCACATCACGTGGCTCAACTGGTTCACCGTCAGCCCGTATCTCTGGGCGTATCTCGGGGTGCTGGTCGCCACGATCGTCGGCCTGCGGATGGTCGGCAGCCGCGAGACGTCGTCGGCGTCCTCCGACCCGATCATCCCGGCCGGCGTGGCGGCCGCTGTCATCGCCGACGGCGGCCTGCCGACCGGCGACGCGGGCAGCTCCGGGGGCGAGGACCGGCGGCAGGCCGAGGCAGACGGGGACGGGTCCGGACCACACGAGGTCGAGGGTGCGTCCGGCCGAACCGGCCACGCCCACGGCATGGCCGATGACCTGGTCGGAACCGATGGCGAACCCGTCAACGAGACACCGGATCAGGGGCCCCCTCCGCCAGTGTGA
- a CDS encoding DNA polymerase domain-containing protein, producing the protein MASRSPAEELDVDGVAVRMSNPDKIYFPELGENGGRKRDLVGYYRTVALGVGEDSEGPLMRAARDRPTFLQRFPDGVEGEEIYQKHIAKKRPEHVQSTPIVFPSKRTGDAIRPTVPADLVWGANLGTVTFHTWPTLHPDNDHPDQLRIDLDPQPGTTFDDVRRVAIEGLKPLLDELGFTGFVKTSGGRGVHVYVPIEPLWDFIATRRCVIAIARELERRDPDAVTPSWWKEERGERIFIDFNQNARDRTMASPYSVRRSARARVSTPVTWDELADVDPDDCTIATVPKLLADRGDPWADIADHRRGIEKLLEMVQADDANGLGDMPYPPSYPKMPGEPPRVQPSKKVAEHWDEKGNRRSDG; encoded by the coding sequence ATGGCATCTCGTTCTCCCGCCGAAGAACTCGACGTCGACGGCGTCGCCGTCCGGATGAGCAACCCGGACAAGATCTATTTCCCCGAACTCGGGGAAAACGGTGGCCGCAAGCGCGACCTCGTGGGGTACTACCGCACCGTGGCGCTCGGGGTCGGCGAAGACAGTGAGGGGCCGTTGATGCGTGCGGCCCGCGACCGGCCGACGTTTCTGCAGCGCTTCCCCGACGGTGTCGAGGGCGAGGAGATCTATCAGAAGCACATCGCGAAGAAGCGTCCCGAGCATGTGCAGTCGACCCCGATCGTGTTCCCCTCCAAGCGAACCGGTGACGCGATCCGGCCGACGGTGCCCGCCGACCTGGTGTGGGGCGCCAACCTGGGGACCGTCACATTTCACACCTGGCCCACGCTGCATCCCGACAACGATCACCCCGACCAGCTCCGCATCGACCTCGATCCGCAGCCCGGCACGACCTTCGACGACGTTCGGCGTGTGGCGATCGAGGGACTGAAACCGTTGCTCGACGAGCTCGGGTTCACCGGTTTCGTCAAGACCTCCGGCGGGCGCGGAGTGCACGTGTACGTGCCCATCGAACCACTGTGGGATTTCATCGCCACCCGGCGCTGCGTCATCGCGATCGCCCGCGAACTCGAACGCCGCGACCCGGACGCGGTCACCCCGTCGTGGTGGAAAGAGGAACGGGGAGAACGGATCTTCATCGACTTCAACCAGAATGCCCGCGACCGCACGATGGCGTCACCGTATTCGGTGCGACGCAGCGCCCGTGCGCGGGTCTCGACGCCGGTCACCTGGGACGAACTCGCCGACGTCGACCCGGACGACTGCACCATCGCGACCGTCCCGAAGCTCCTGGCGGATCGCGGCGACCCGTGGGCCGACATCGCCGATCATCGGCGCGGCATCGAGAAGCTGCTGGAGATGGTGCAGGCCGATGACGCAAATGGCCTGGGCGACATGCCCTATCCGCCCAGCTACCCCAAGATGCCGGGCGAGCCGCCGCGCGTACAGCCGAGCAAGAAGGTCGCCGAGCACTGGGACGAGAAGGGCAACCGGCGCAGCGACGGGTGA
- a CDS encoding NmrA/HSCARG family protein: protein MADSSPIVVVGATGGQGGAVLDALLEAGFPVRAVVRDAVSSKAARLADRGVELAVGDIVSGAGLAEAFAGSAGAFALTTPFESGVEAEIAQGTALIQAATSASIPYLVFSSVASADRQSGVPHFDSKFEVEKMLADTDIPHTIVGPAYFFDNLLGGADALAAGVMPIAMPADKPLQQLSRRDLGRLVAELFAAPDVHVGQRIDLASDQPTPAEMARIIGEVLGTAVTAESYDPERIESEDMRAMFTFLSERGYEVDIPTLHRRFPDVGWQSFATWAAEALRR from the coding sequence ATGGCGGATTCCTCTCCCATCGTCGTCGTCGGAGCCACCGGAGGGCAGGGCGGTGCCGTGCTCGACGCGCTGCTCGAGGCAGGTTTCCCCGTCCGCGCGGTGGTGCGCGACGCGGTCTCGTCGAAGGCCGCCCGTCTCGCCGACCGTGGTGTCGAACTCGCGGTCGGCGACATCGTGAGCGGCGCCGGTCTCGCCGAGGCCTTCGCCGGTTCGGCCGGAGCCTTCGCCCTCACCACACCGTTCGAGTCCGGCGTGGAGGCGGAGATCGCTCAGGGCACGGCGCTGATCCAGGCCGCCACGTCCGCGTCGATCCCGTACCTGGTGTTCTCCTCGGTCGCCTCGGCCGATCGGCAGAGTGGCGTGCCGCATTTCGATTCCAAGTTCGAGGTCGAGAAGATGCTCGCGGACACCGACATCCCGCACACCATCGTCGGTCCGGCCTACTTCTTCGACAATCTGCTCGGCGGGGCGGACGCGCTCGCGGCGGGCGTGATGCCGATCGCGATGCCCGCGGACAAGCCGCTGCAGCAGCTCTCGCGGCGCGACCTCGGCCGGCTGGTCGCCGAGCTGTTCGCCGCCCCCGACGTCCACGTCGGCCAACGAATCGACCTCGCGTCCGATCAGCCGACGCCGGCCGAGATGGCGCGCATCATCGGCGAGGTCCTCGGCACCGCGGTCACGGCGGAGTCCTACGACCCCGAACGCATCGAGTCCGAGGACATGCGGGCGATGTTCACGTTCCTGAGCGAGCGCGGTTACGAGGTCGACATCCCCACCCTGCACCGCCGCTTCCCCGATGTCGGCTGGCAGAGCTTCGCCACCTGGGCCGCCGAGGCGCTGCGCCGCTGA
- a CDS encoding DNA polymerase III subunit gamma and tau, producing MALYRTYRPATFADVVGQEHVTDPLSRALDSGRINHAYLFSGPRGCGKTSSARILARSLNCVEGPTSTPCGTCISCVALAPGGPGNLDVIELDAASHGGVDDTRELRDRAFYAPAESRYRVFIVDEAHMVTNAGFNALLKIVEEPPEHLIFVFATTEPEKVLPTIRSRTHHYPFRLLAPPVMRGLLEKICEQEGVTVAPEVYPLVIRAGGGSPRDSLSILDQLLAGADDQGVAYERALALLGVTDVALIDTAVDALADADGSALFGTVEKVVDAGHDPRRFAVDLLERLRDLILLQAVTDAADRGLVEAPGDQLARMRTQIETLGPASLTRFAEIVHNALGEMRGTTSPRLLLEVMCARMLLPAVSADDAALLQRLERLESGIGTTSIPIPAKPAEPEPEPKFVRPSQRKAIEDAKAAENSDRAAAEAVEADTAQPASRREEDAPAAVAAPVVEEPEVPEPVVPEPVVPEPVAAEAVVPEPVTAEPVASEPEPSEPVADEGTSLDGEVVDSTVPTEDLAVGESAEGPADDESMFDELIAEPPSDEAVEVDPAAADGITSDEEAPTLVEVPAQETPAQPRSRAERTPSAPEPPSRPREAPSPEPAAEPASTSPYDDIPLPDEPVDEYEVPPPDVTPVRARPPEPTPEPEPEPEAPAGLDADSVRKRYQEFRAAVRERSKSLEPMLSAAVIADVDGTTVVLSHPVEVLVGRLSAPHAVTIIREALTEVFGTELDVRTVHQAPGAAAPTGTATAPPSKQPAKARQSYSRPSRARDQSATPAPAPEPVAEPEEPEPPRADEDIPPDERAEMVADARTGNPEQRLDPDQVALELLKSELGARPLE from the coding sequence GTGGCTCTGTATCGCACCTATCGCCCGGCTACCTTCGCCGACGTCGTGGGGCAGGAGCATGTCACCGATCCGTTGAGCCGCGCCCTGGATTCCGGACGCATCAATCACGCGTATCTCTTCTCCGGTCCCCGGGGGTGTGGCAAGACGTCGTCGGCGCGAATCCTGGCTCGGTCGCTGAACTGTGTGGAGGGGCCCACCTCCACGCCGTGCGGAACCTGCATCTCGTGCGTGGCCCTCGCGCCGGGCGGCCCGGGCAACCTCGACGTCATCGAACTCGACGCCGCGAGTCACGGCGGTGTCGACGACACCCGCGAGCTCCGCGACCGCGCGTTCTATGCACCCGCCGAGTCGCGCTACCGCGTCTTCATCGTCGACGAGGCGCACATGGTGACGAACGCGGGCTTCAACGCGCTCCTCAAGATCGTCGAGGAGCCGCCCGAGCATCTGATCTTCGTCTTCGCGACCACTGAACCCGAGAAGGTGCTCCCGACCATCAGGTCGCGGACCCACCACTACCCGTTCCGGCTGCTCGCGCCGCCGGTCATGCGCGGCCTGTTGGAGAAGATCTGCGAGCAAGAGGGCGTGACGGTGGCCCCCGAGGTGTACCCGCTCGTCATCCGTGCGGGCGGCGGGTCACCGCGCGACTCGCTGTCGATCCTCGATCAACTGCTGGCCGGGGCCGACGATCAGGGGGTCGCCTACGAGCGCGCTCTGGCCCTGCTCGGCGTCACCGACGTCGCGCTGATCGACACCGCCGTCGACGCACTCGCCGACGCCGACGGGTCGGCGTTGTTCGGCACCGTGGAGAAGGTGGTCGACGCCGGACACGACCCGCGGCGGTTCGCCGTCGACCTGCTCGAGCGTCTCCGCGATCTGATTCTGCTGCAAGCGGTTACGGATGCCGCGGACCGCGGGCTCGTCGAAGCGCCAGGTGACCAGCTCGCCCGGATGCGCACCCAGATCGAGACCCTCGGCCCGGCGTCGTTGACCAGATTCGCCGAGATCGTGCACAACGCGCTCGGGGAGATGCGGGGCACCACGTCGCCACGACTGCTGCTCGAGGTGATGTGCGCGCGGATGTTGCTACCCGCGGTCTCCGCCGACGACGCGGCGCTGCTGCAGCGACTCGAACGGCTCGAATCGGGAATCGGTACGACGTCGATCCCGATACCCGCGAAACCGGCTGAGCCGGAACCGGAGCCGAAGTTCGTGCGGCCGTCGCAACGCAAGGCGATCGAAGACGCCAAGGCCGCAGAGAACTCCGACCGCGCGGCTGCCGAGGCAGTGGAGGCCGACACCGCTCAGCCCGCGTCCCGTCGCGAGGAGGACGCGCCGGCTGCGGTGGCCGCTCCTGTCGTCGAGGAGCCCGAGGTCCCGGAACCGGTTGTCCCGGAACCGGTTGTCCCGGAACCGGTTGCCGCAGAAGCGGTTGTCCCGGAGCCGGTTACAGCGGAGCCTGTTGCATCGGAACCTGAACCATCCGAACCGGTGGCGGACGAGGGAACGTCCCTCGACGGTGAGGTCGTCGACTCCACGGTTCCCACCGAGGACCTGGCGGTCGGTGAATCGGCCGAAGGCCCTGCCGACGACGAATCGATGTTCGACGAGCTGATCGCCGAACCGCCGTCTGACGAGGCGGTCGAGGTCGATCCGGCGGCGGCCGACGGCATCACGTCAGACGAGGAGGCGCCGACCCTGGTCGAGGTCCCGGCCCAGGAGACGCCCGCGCAGCCTCGTTCGCGGGCCGAGCGGACTCCATCCGCCCCCGAGCCACCGTCGCGCCCCCGGGAGGCGCCCTCGCCGGAACCGGCCGCCGAACCCGCGTCGACGTCCCCGTATGACGACATCCCGCTGCCCGACGAGCCCGTCGACGAGTACGAGGTCCCGCCGCCGGACGTGACGCCGGTCCGCGCCCGCCCGCCCGAACCCACGCCGGAACCGGAGCCCGAACCCGAGGCGCCCGCGGGACTCGACGCCGACTCCGTTCGCAAGCGGTATCAGGAATTCCGGGCCGCGGTGCGGGAACGTTCCAAGAGCCTGGAGCCGATGCTGTCGGCGGCGGTCATCGCCGACGTCGACGGAACGACCGTGGTGCTCTCGCACCCGGTGGAGGTGCTGGTCGGGCGGTTGTCCGCGCCGCACGCGGTCACGATCATCCGAGAGGCGCTGACCGAGGTATTCGGTACCGAACTCGACGTACGGACGGTGCACCAGGCGCCGGGTGCCGCCGCTCCCACGGGTACGGCCACCGCGCCGCCGTCGAAGCAGCCGGCCAAGGCACGGCAGTCGTACTCACGTCCGAGTCGCGCACGAGACCAGTCGGCGACGCCGGCGCCCGCGCCGGAACCGGTTGCCGAACCGGAGGAGCCCGAGCCGCCACGTGCCGACGAGGACATCCCGCCCGACGAGCGCGCGGAGATGGTGGCCGATGCGCGTACCGGTAACCCCGAGCAGCGGCTCGACCCGGACCAGGTGGCGCTGGAACTGCTCAAGTCGGAGCTGGGGGCCCGGCCGCTCGAGTGA
- a CDS encoding aminotransferase class I/II-fold pyridoxal phosphate-dependent enzyme, translating to MNFHSMSADQLRDTQADLTKQYESLRALGLKLDLTRGKPAPEQLDLSNGLLSLPGDEYRDGAGTDTRNYGGLNGLPELRGIFGELLAVDPDNLIALGNSSLEIMHDLTVFGMLHGTADSDEPWGRQPIKFLCPSPGYDRHFAITESLSVEMIPVPMLPDGPDVRVCAELVAADPSIKGMWAVPTYSNPTGVTFSEEVTRGLLEMSAAPDFRIYWDNAYVVHTLVETPPTALPILDMAADAGHPNRVYVLGSTSKITFAGAGVSFFGSSPENLAWFSKYLSLKTIGPDKVNQLRHLKFFGDADGVRAHMARHREILAPKFQLVLDILEDRLSESKVASWSEPEGGYFISLDVVDGAARRTIELAKEAGIALTGAGSAFPYKTDPRDQNIRLAPTFPNTDDLRAAMDGVSTCVLLAAAETLLARSS from the coding sequence TTGAACTTCCACTCGATGAGTGCCGACCAGCTCCGCGACACCCAGGCGGATCTGACCAAGCAGTACGAGTCGCTGCGTGCTCTGGGCCTCAAGCTCGACCTCACCCGCGGCAAGCCGGCCCCCGAGCAGCTCGACCTCTCCAACGGACTGCTGTCCCTGCCCGGCGACGAGTACCGCGATGGCGCGGGCACCGACACCCGCAACTACGGCGGGCTCAACGGACTCCCCGAGCTGCGCGGGATCTTCGGCGAACTCCTCGCCGTCGACCCTGACAACCTCATCGCGCTCGGCAACTCGAGCCTCGAGATCATGCACGACCTCACCGTGTTCGGGATGCTCCACGGCACGGCCGACTCCGACGAGCCGTGGGGACGTCAGCCGATCAAGTTCCTGTGTCCCTCGCCCGGTTACGACCGCCACTTCGCGATCACCGAGAGCCTCAGCGTCGAGATGATCCCGGTGCCGATGCTGCCCGACGGTCCCGACGTCCGGGTGTGCGCCGAACTCGTGGCCGCCGATCCGAGCATCAAGGGCATGTGGGCCGTGCCGACCTACTCCAACCCGACCGGTGTCACCTTCTCCGAGGAGGTCACGCGGGGATTGCTCGAGATGTCCGCGGCGCCGGACTTCCGGATCTACTGGGACAACGCCTACGTCGTCCACACCCTGGTGGAGACCCCGCCGACGGCCCTGCCGATCCTCGACATGGCGGCGGACGCCGGGCACCCGAACCGCGTGTACGTCCTCGGCTCGACGTCGAAGATCACCTTCGCGGGCGCGGGAGTCTCCTTCTTCGGATCGTCGCCGGAGAACCTGGCCTGGTTCAGCAAGTACCTGTCGCTGAAGACCATCGGGCCCGACAAGGTCAATCAGCTTCGTCACCTCAAATTCTTCGGCGACGCCGATGGCGTGCGGGCGCACATGGCCCGCCACCGGGAGATCCTGGCCCCGAAGTTCCAGCTCGTCCTCGACATCCTCGAGGACCGGCTCTCGGAGTCGAAGGTCGCGTCGTGGTCGGAGCCGGAGGGCGGCTACTTCATCAGCCTCGACGTCGTCGACGGCGCTGCGCGACGCACCATCGAGCTGGCGAAAGAGGCGGGTATCGCGCTCACCGGTGCCGGCTCGGCGTTCCCGTACAAGACCGATCCGCGCGATCAGAACATCCGCCTCGCGCCGACGTTCCCGAACACCGACGACCTGCGTGCCGCCATGGACGGGGTGTCCACCTGTGTCCTGCTGGCCGCCGCGGAGACCCTGCTCGCCCGGTCCAGCTGA
- the gluQRS gene encoding tRNA glutamyl-Q(34) synthetase GluQRS: MSTQRAGRYAPSPSGDLHVGNLRTALLAWLFARTTGRRFLIRMEDLDRAAPGADSRQLADLEALGIDWDPPVVHQTDRIGTYRSVIDGLREDGRTFECFCTRREILEAPSAPHAPQGAYPGTCRDLTAAERDERRAVRPPAIRLRADVEVFGVDDLLHGAYSGTVDDFVLQRNDGTPAYNLAVVVDDAAQGVDQVVRGDDLLSSAPRQAYLATLLGAIPPTYAHVPMVLNANGIRLSKRDGAVTLADLAADGVPTSTVLSRIAHSLGIADRDEPVRAEQLAKRFDPAALPTEPWFLTADEWT, encoded by the coding sequence ATGTCGACGCAGCGAGCGGGCCGGTATGCGCCCTCCCCCTCCGGGGACCTCCACGTCGGCAACCTGCGGACCGCCCTGCTCGCCTGGCTCTTCGCGCGCACCACCGGCCGGCGGTTCCTGATCCGCATGGAGGATCTCGACCGGGCGGCTCCGGGCGCCGACTCCCGGCAGCTCGCCGACCTCGAGGCCCTGGGCATCGACTGGGATCCGCCTGTCGTCCACCAGACCGACCGGATCGGCACGTACCGCTCGGTCATCGACGGACTGCGCGAGGACGGTCGCACCTTCGAGTGCTTCTGTACCCGCCGCGAGATCCTCGAGGCGCCGTCCGCGCCGCACGCACCACAGGGCGCCTACCCCGGCACGTGCCGCGATCTCACCGCGGCCGAGCGCGACGAACGCCGTGCCGTCCGGCCGCCGGCCATCCGGCTCCGCGCCGACGTCGAGGTCTTCGGCGTCGACGACCTTCTGCACGGTGCATATTCGGGCACGGTCGACGACTTCGTACTGCAGCGCAACGACGGCACCCCGGCCTACAACCTCGCGGTCGTCGTCGACGACGCCGCGCAGGGAGTCGACCAGGTCGTCCGCGGTGACGACCTCTTGTCGTCGGCGCCCCGGCAGGCCTACCTGGCGACGCTGCTCGGGGCGATCCCGCCGACGTACGCGCACGTCCCGATGGTGCTCAACGCCAACGGGATACGACTCAGCAAGCGGGACGGGGCGGTGACGCTGGCCGACCTCGCCGCCGACGGCGTACCGACGTCGACGGTGCTGTCCCGCATCGCCCATTCCCTCGGCATCGCGGATCGCGACGAGCCCGTGCGCGCAGAGCAACTGGCGAAGCGGTTCGATCCCGCCGCGCTGCCGACCGAACCGTGGTTCCTGACGGCCGACG